Genomic DNA from uncultured Desulfuromusa sp.:
ACTTTTTCTTATTCGGTTCACATTGCTTACAGGTGTTATCCCCCTTATCGCTACCACAACCATTATCGTCTGGATCAGGGTTCGGCTCATTGCCGCCGTTACCGCTGTCCCCAGGCGTCGGTCTGTTTCCAACAGGGTAATTACAGGTCTCCGGGGCAATCAGGGTATAGGTATAAGAACCACCGCCACAATTCGGCCCGCTGCAACCGCCGCTGCCACTCTGAGATCCCGAACTAACTCCGCTACCACTTTCAGGATCATCCTGCGTATATTCCGTGGGATTGCTGGTACTCCCTTCAGGGCAACTGGCTGGTATGCCGACAGAATGGCTCGCTGTCTTGCCGGTGGTCCGCTCATTCTCAGATCCGGGGCAGATCGTCTGCTCAAAGTCATGACTGATCGTCGTTTCGTTTGACGCAGTTCCGTGCCGCCGCAAAGCTCTGGCTTGGCATAATCACCGCCAGCAACACACTGGCAATAACAAGTTGGATAAAAATCTTCATGGCAGCGCTCTTCCCTCCACAAGGACCGGTACCTTCAAAAAAGTCCGTTCCGTTTCACAGTCACTCAATATTCATGTTTATCCGTGTAACTAAAGGCCTTAAAACAATAAAACCCTTGGACACGGATCAAATCTGATGGCACGGATTTAAAGTCTTAACCCTCAAAAAAAGAGGTTGTGATTTTGATCCATGTGCATCCGTGTCCCCCTGCTTTTGTTTAGGGACTGGCTACTTTTTGCCCTTTAAAAAGTTGCCTGTCCCACTTCAACAGACCGGCCCTACTCGGCATTAAGCATAGGGGGACAGACACCTCCTTGCAGGAGCCAGTCCCATCATCTACTCCTCTGTCTCCACCCGCCGGGTAATCCGGTAGGGTACGGTAACCCGCTGGTTGGCGGAGAGCACTTCAGGCAGGGTTCCGAGCAGTTCGATATCGTAGTCATCGATACTTGCGGGGACCCTGGATCCTTTGTAGCGGGCTTCGACCAGGCCGTAGTTGGTGATGGTGAACTCGCCGTTATAGACCTCGCCCGGTTGGATATCGGGGATATTGACACCGGGGGGCTCGACCACCAGCACCGAGGTCGGTACATTGGTCTCGAAGGTTTGTTTGATAACAATTTCGTAGCGATCTTCGATGGTCACTTCGGTGACACTCCATTCAACTTCAACCAGGGTCACCTCCAGGGCAATCGGCACGCTGACGGTCAGGCCCGGGACGACGGTAATGGTGCCGCTGTAACCTTTGTGCCCGGTGGCGGAGATCGTGTAGGAGTAACGCCCTTCAGGGATGTCGTTTTTCACGGCGGTCCCCTGATCGGTGGTTTTAAGGGTGTAGATCAGTTGCGGCTGGGCTTGGTTCTGCAGGGTGATGTTGGCCCCGACGACATCGCGGTAGTTGCCGTTGTTATCGGTCAGTTCATCGACGACGTCGAAGAGGAGACTGCCGACGGCATCGGAGCTGACCATGACCGAGATATTATAGGTATAGGGGATATGGTTATCTGCACTGATCACCACCTGGTCGGTATAAATATCCGGGGTCAGGGTTTCGGGCGGCTGGATCAGCAGACCGATGGTGCGGCTTTCACCAACTGCGACCTGACCCAGATCGGGATCGACGACCAGTTTAATCCAGGGCAGCGACGGGGCGGAGACTTTGGTGTTGACCAGTGGGGCCAGGCCGCTGTTGCTCATCGCAAAGGTCTTGATCTGCTGGGTGTCACGGACCAGACCGGCTTCGATATAGCTGGGACTGGTGGCGATGATCGGAATCTTGTCATAGCAACTGACATTGACACTTAAGCTCCGGTTTAAGCCTTCGTCATTGCTGATCTTCAGGATCGCAGTGCCGGTGGACGGGGCCTGGCTGTCGGCGCTGACCTTGAGCTCGAAGCTTAAGCTCTGGTGTCCTTCCAGGGGGCTGCCATTGACCGGCAATTGGCTGGTATCGACACTGAGGCCGCTGGAGACGGTGGGCACAAAGCTCAGGTTCGTCAGGGTGGCGCCACTGAGGTTGGTCAGTTTGACCGGGATATTGTAGCTACCGCCCCGGGCCAGCTTGAGACTGAAGCGGGTTGGCGACAGGCGCATGGCGATGATATCGAAGCTGTCTTCGATATTGCGGTTGCTTAAGTCGGGATGGCTGGACCAGACGCTGTAATGGCCGATCTCGTTCTCACCGGGCTTAAAGTCGTAACTGAAGCTGCCGTCGCTGTCACTGCTGACGCTATAGAAGCGGTCGAAACCGTCGACGGAGATGCCGATGCGGACTGGGACATTGGCCATCGGGCTGTTGTCGCTGGTGGCGGTAACGGTTCCGGTGAAACGGACCGTCTCCCCCTGACCGAAGACTTTGTCGCCTTGGGCGTTGGCAACGCGTTCCACTTGTAGGTTCGGGCGGTAGGAAACATCGGCGATGGTGGCAACTTGTTTCTGTTGCAGACCGGGGGCTGTGACCTGATCGTCCTGGCCGTAGTGATAATAGCTCTGGTCGATCTGGGCTTCGAGATAGACCTTGTAGGGGGCCAATTCGGGGACCGGGATGCTGATCGGGTTGGTGACGAAGCTCTCACCGGCTTCAATGCGGGCGGTGGCGTAGCCTGCGGTATCAAAGACCTGGCTGCCGCTGCGCTGGTTGAGGCGGGTCTGACCAAGCAGGTTGCCGTCCTCATCTTTGAGCAGGATGCGGATCTGATCGGAGACACCGCCGTTACGGCTGGTGACCAGATCCATCCGGGCACTGCCCTGATTATTGATCTTGATCCGAACGTCTGCGCCGGTGCCGCGCACCAGGGGCTCGCTGTAGATCTCCAGGCTGCTGCCGGCACCACTGACGGCGGCGACGGCGGTCTGGCTGATTTCGATACGGCTACCGGCATGGGGTGTGAGAACAGCGGTACAGAGAACGCCGATACTGTCGGGGCTGTTCAGCTCGGCGACGGCAATTTTGTCGACACTCAGCTCTTCTCCGGCGTTTAAGATATAGGGGCCGGCCAGGGTGCTGGCACTTTGCTGAGCAACCTGCAACTGGATCTCATCGACGGTAATGGCGGAATCTGACTGCAACACCACCGGGATACGTTCGAGGATGCCACGGCGCAAGGTTGTCCCGTCGGCCAGGCCGATCTGCAGTTGCGGCAGGGTCAGCTCGCGAACCGGACTTTCGTTCTGATTGGCATCGATCATTGAGATGCCATAGGTGACGGCTTCGCCGCTGTAATAGATGTCGGTGTAGCTGGTCACTGTGGTTGGGCTGCTGTTGATACGACTGCCGTTGCGATAGATATAGTACCCGTCGCCGCTGCCACTCCAGGTCAGTTCCGGCATCCCCCCTTCACTCTGTTTGACATTGAGGCCGGCAGGTGGGGCGACGGCAAAGGCGATCTGTTGCGGTGCAGCAAAGTCACTTTCATTGCCGAGGGTATCGACGGCGGTAACGACGTAAGCTTGCGGGTTGTTAACCGGTGCCGGGTCGATGGCCTGCAGGCTGAGGGTCTCAGCAACGCGGTTGCCTTTTTCTCCTGCGGCGGACTGATAGAGGCGGTAGCCATAGGCACCGACGGCGGCATTCCAGCCAGCGAGGACACCGTTGCCGTCAAGGGTCAGGCTCAGGCCGTCAGGAATCGGCGGCGGGGTGCGGTCTGACTGGGCGGAGGCGATCGGGCTACGCTCGCTTTCACTGGAAAGCACTCCGAGGGCGGTGACGACATAGTCGTAGATGCCGTCGCTGGGAGGCAGATCGTCGTAGTGGTTGGTGCTGCTGCTCTGATCGCTACCGACCTGCTGCCAGTCGCTGTCGCCGGAGATCCGCCGGTAGAGGCGGTAACCGCTGACCTGGGCAACACCCTGCCAGACCAGGCTGATCTCGCCGCCGCTGCGGGTGGTGGCGGTGAGTTGGGTCGGGGCCTGGGGTGCGGGCGGAGTCCCGACATAGAGCTGGGTACTGCCGCCGGAGGTGATCTCCATGTTGCTGTTGCCGAGTTCATCGACCAGGACGGTTCCGAGCTGGAAGGCTGCATAGCCTGCTTCGAGGCCGTCAAGGCTGAGGCTGCCGCCCCAGGTGCGGCTGTCGACGGGGCTCAGAGTCACTGGGGCCTGGTTCCCGGTGCTGTCATGCAGGGTGAGGGTTGGTGCTGCGCTCGGTTCTTCGTCACAGCTGACGCTGATCTCCAGGGTTCCGGTGGCTTCCTGCAATGCTGCAAGGCCGGTGATGGTGACCTGTGGTCCCCGGCTATCGAGGGAGAGGCCGGTCCCGGTCTGGTGACCGCGATTGCCGACAGCATCCTTGGTGGAGAAGTTATAGCTGGTAGGACCGTGTGGACTTAGGGCACTGATCTGGAAGCTGCCGCGATAGGTCAGACCGTCGGCATCGGCATTCAGGTTGATGATGATCGGTGAACCGTTGCCGGGTTCGAGGCTGAAGAAGGGTTGTTCGGCCAGTTCTTCAGTGACAACCAGTTCGACCTCAACCTGTCCGGGTCCGGCGCTGCCGTCGGTTCCCCGGTTGGCGATAATAAAAGCGGGATCGCCGAACAGGGTCGGTGGGGTGCGGTCGGAGGCGATCTGAACCCGTTCTGATAAGGGGCTTTCGTTACCGGAGGCATCGACGGCGGTGACGGCATAGTAACGCGTGCCGTCATCGGCCGGCTGGTATTCCTTGAACAGATACGGAATCGGGGTTGTTTCGTTGAGCGGGGTCAGGGTCCCGATCGTATCAAAGTTCTCGTTGGCGCCATAAAGGTTATAACCGATCGGGGTTTCGCCACTGCCGGTCTGCCAGGTGAACTGCAGTTTGCCGCCGGCTAAGGCCTGGGCACTCAGATCGGTTGGGGCCGCTGGTGCACCGGTATCGTAGATGACCTGCAGCGGATAGCTCCAGGCGCTCTCTCCACCACGGTGAGCGGCCATGATCTTAAGCTGGTTGCTGCCGGAGCTTAAGGGGACTGCGCTGAAGCTGAAGGTTCCGGCGCTACCGACGGCGACTGAGTCGACGATGCTGTCGTTGACTTTGAGGCTTAATGTCGTGAACTGCGGGGCGACACCGCTAACCGGGATGGTGGCGGTGGTGGGTCGGGCGTTATCAACCGGGGTGGTGATCCGCAGGTCGGCGGCGGCACTGGAGGGTGCGGCGAGGCTGACTTGAACAGTTCGGGTCTGCGTGCTGAGGTTGCCGACGGCGTCGAGGGCTTCCACCTTGATGCTATGGGTACCGTCGCTGGTCTCGACCAGATTCCAGAAGTAGCTGATACTGCCGCTGCCGCCGGCGACTTCGACCGTGTCGATATAAAGTGTGACCTGACCGACAGGGCTTTCGCTATCGCTTGCTGTTGCGATCAGGGTCAGGGGTTTGGTGAGGACATGGTTCTCCTGCAGGGAGACGGAGCCTTCGGCGATCTGCGGGCCGCTGATCTCGGGGCCGGTTTCGTCCTGGCGTGGGGTTGCGGCAACACTGTTGACCAGGGGTTTTTCCGCGCCGAAGCGGTTGACGGCGGTGACGGCGTATTGATAGGTGGTGCCGTTGCTCAGATTATTATCGACATAGCTGGTAGCGGTGGCGCTATTAAGGGCACTTAAGGCGGTGACATCGGTGATGGTCTCGGTGCCGGTCTGGCGATAGATCTTATAGAAGAGCAGATCGCTCGAAGAGATCGGCTGCCAGCTCAGGCTGACTTTGTTCTTGCCGGGAACGGCGCTTAAGCTCTGTGGGTTATCAAGGGCGGTGGCAACACGGATACTGACACCGCTGCTTTGATGACCGCCGCTATCGACGGTGGCGATCTTGTACTTGAGGCTTTGCTGATCGGCGAGGCCGCTTTGTTGATAGCTGGTAACCTCGGCGCCAAGGGCGGTACCGGCATCATAACCGCTGCCGCTGTCGAGATAGAGGATCTGATCGGCAAGATCGCCAAGACTGTTGAGGCTGGGTTGCCAGCTCAGGCTGATCTGGTTGTTGCCGGTGCCGAGCCAGGTGACTGTGGCGCCAAGGGAGCTGATCTCTTCGGGGGCTTCGACATCGACCGGGGTGGCGGTTGCGCTATGAACCGGGGTCTGGATCGAGTTGCCGGTGCTGTCGACGGGTTCGACGGCGAAGGTGTAGCTTGTTGCGCTGCTGAGGCTGTTGACGACGAAGCTCTTGGTGCCGCGATTGACGGTGCCGATGGCGCTTAAGCCGGTCAGGTCGGTGATCTCGCCGGTACTTTGATAGATCCGATAGTAGGCCAGATCGAGGGGTTCGTCGTAGAGCCAGCTTAAATGAACTTGTTGACCGTTGCCGTTGCCATCGGCCTGCAGGGCGCCGTCGGGCAGGGCAACCGGGGCAGCGGCGTCATAAGTGACTTTGATCGTCCGGGTGCTGCTGTTCTCCAGGGCGTCGTCGGCTGAGAGTTGATAGGTCTCTTGCAGACCGGTGCCTTGCAAGGTCAAACTGTAGGCCCAGGTGGTGTCATCGCCGTCGTTATCCTGATCGGATATCTCGACGCCGTCGAGCTTGAGGGTGGCTCCGGCTTCTATGGTTCCGCTGAGCAGCAGGATCTGTTCGGCGGAAACGGATGGATAGGGGTTGAGACTGAATGCAGGTGGTGTGGTGTCGAGGACGACCACCGGCATGGTCACAACGGCGGAGTCATTCCCGGCGGCGTCACGGGCCAGGAGGGTCAAACTGTTATCCCCTTCTTTGAGGGAGTAGAGACAGCTCCAGTTGCCGGAGTCATCGATGGTTGCACGCACAACATTGTTGATGACGATCTGACTGCCGACTTCGCCACTGCCGGATAGCGGCAGGATGGTCAGCCTGGTGGCGGCAGGGATACTGCCGGTCACAACAGGGCTCTCCGGGATGACGGTATCGAGGACAAAGCTGCCGACTTCTTGAGACGTCATGCTGTTTCCGGCAATATCCGATGCCCCGGAAACTGTGACGGTATATTCGCCGTCGCCGCTCTGCCCGGTGAAGTTGTAGCGCCCCTGCCAGGTGGTGGTATTCAGCCAGGATCCGCCTTGGGGGCCGATGCCATCGATCAGGTAATCGCCGCTGTTGACGCGGAAGTTGTCGTACCACAGGGGGTAATTGTCCGAAGATTCGCTGCCCAAATAGATCACAGCATCCGGTGCGGTACCATAGTTCCAGGAACCGATATGAACCCAGAGTTCATCAATCCAGGCGTACCCTTTTACTGTCGTCCCAGAGCGGGTCAGACGCAGTTTTCCGATGACGGCGCTGGTGGCTGTTTGGGTTGATATGGCGCTGGACTCGTCGATCTGGGCATTAAATCCATAATATTGGCCATTATTGGAGTGCCGATTGATGCTGATTTGATCTTCGGGATTGGGGCCAAGGGGGGAAGCGAACGGCGAGGCGTTGTTCCCAACTGATGATCTCGGATGCCCCGGTGACATCAATTTCAACTTCAACGTCAAAATCACCGTGCAGCAGGTATTGACTGTTGATTGAGGTGACGGCTCCTGATATCTGCAGCCGTCCGTTCTGGATGGAGACAAGCCCTTGGGGGGCAACTGTCCACAGCTCCGTATTTGGTGGCTCATTATCGGCAGCGGTGAAGCTGTCGTTGCCGGCATCTCCGCTGACGATGATCTGGGTTCCGGAACGATCCAGAGTCAAGACTGGGCTGGCGCTGCTATCCATTGCTTCGTCGAAACGGACATTAAAACTGACGGCTTCGGCTTTATGGGGTCCGTCTGGGGTCATGATCAGACTGGAAACAGACGGAGTTTGCTGATCGATACTGAAGGCATAGGCGATACTGTCGCTGTTGCCGAGGCTATCGACGGGAGTGAGGTGAACGGTATAGCGGTCGTCAACAAGTGGACTGTCCGGCTGGAACAGTAGCTGGGTGCCGTCGCTGCTCCAGTTGCCGGGGATAACAGCTCCTGCAGAATCGTGGAGTTCGGCACCGCTGAGGGAGGCGGTGTAGTCGACGGCGGACCATTGATCGTTGAAGCTGATCCTGAGTTGATCGGCACCGCTGACAATGCCGTTGATTGTGGGGGTTGAGCTTCCCAAGGCTGGTCCGGTGGTATCACGGATCAAGGTGATCTGGGCAGGTGGACTCTGATTGCCGGCGGTATCACGGACAGTGAAATTGTAGAGGTTCTCCCCTTCGCTGCTCAGGGTGACGGAGACAGACCATTCGGTGGCGTTGTAGAAGCCGTCAATATGCTGATTGCCCAGATACAGATCGGATTCGGCTTCTTTGGTTCCTTCGACGGTGTAGCTGTTCTCTTTCAGGGTGGTGGCTTCAGTCGTAATTGCAAGAGCCGGGGCCGTGCCGTCGATGATCAGGGTTTGCTCTACGCCTGGACTGGCATTGCCGGCACCATCGAGGGCATGGAGGCTGACCTCGCTGCTCCCTTCGACGACGCCGATGAGGGTTGCCTGCCAGGTGGTATCGGTCGGGTAGCTGAGGCTGCCGAGGGTGCCGTTACTGGCGGTCAGGATCAATGTCTGACTGTCGGCCGACTTGGTCCCGCTTAAGATGATGGTTCCCGGCTGCTCGGGTCCCATGGTATTGATGGTCGGGGCTTCGGGTGCAACGGTGTCGACGGTGAAACTGAAACTGTGGCTACCGGCATTACCGAGGTCGTCAGTCGGGACGATGGTGACGGTATAGGTGCCATCGGCCAGGGCATTGGCGGGAGTAAAGGTCAGGGTATCGGCCCCGTTATCGCTCCAGCTGCCGCTGATGAGTTCACTAGCACCTTTGACCATCTGAGTGCCGGAAGCGCTGCGGCTGGCAAGCAAATCCAGACTTGAATACTGATCACTCAGTTTCAGGTTGATAGCGGAGCTTGCGTTTTGCGTCTGGGTTCCATCGGCAGGAAATGTCGACACCACTTGTGGCGGCTGATTATCGAGGATCAGACTAAGGCTTCGGGCTCGACTGGACACCCCGTTAACATCACGGGAGACAATGTTAAACAGGTTTGCACCGTAATGGAGTGTGACAGTGGCTTGCCAATCGGTTGCCGACTCATCATAGGCGACCATCTCCTGGCCGTTGATCCAGATCGAGGTCCCGGGTTCGCGGGTGCCGGAAAGAAGAAAGCTCGATGATGATGTTATTGTTGTCGAAGCAAGGTTGACGGTTGGAGGTGAAGGGCGGTCTGAACCGGCAACAACCCTATTGTAGGCATCCGTTATCTCTGTAGTCGATAATGCCCGTTGATAAATAGCGACTTCATCGATCAATCCGCCATAAAACTCATCATTCTCCGTATGATTTGCCCCAAGCTCAAACCAGCCGGACATAAAATGTAACGGGCGACTATTGAGAACCTGAGTCGCCGTCAGCTGTCCATTGATATAGATCGATACGGTTTGATCGGAGCAAACCACAGCAAATTGTGACCAGGAATTCAAATATACTGAGCCTGATGCCGTCTGGACGGTTTCGCCATCTTCGCCCTGATCCCAATTTTGCCGATATTTAATACTTTGATCTGAGTCGAAGAAAATCTCCCACCCTGTCTGACCTTCACTGCCACTGTAAATAATTCCGCCAGTCTGGGCAGAGAGTGGCTTGATCCAACCAACCACCGAGAAATTGTTTTCTATGTCTAACTCATAATAGGGGAAACGTGCGTAGGCTCCAACGCCATCAAGGACTGCCGATTGTGTTCCGACAACCTTTTCTTCAGTGAAACCGGCAGCGTCATACCCGGTTCCGTGAAGAGAATGAAAAGAACTGTCCCGCCAGTCACCATCAAGATGCCAGAGACTGACGATATCGGGGTCTGTCGTGGTTGCAGGCAAAAATTGAATGGCAACAGGCATACTGGTCGTCAGTTCGTTAACTGCACTGTTGATAGCAACGCTGATCGTCGAACTGGCCACCGTGCCACCATCATGCCCGGCCGGGAAAGCGACACTGATCGTCGAACTGGCCACCGTGCCACCATCATACCCGGCCGGGAAAGCGACACTGATCGTCGAACTGGCCACCGTGCCACCATCATACCCGGCCGGGAAAGCGACACTGATCGGCTGAGACACGTCAACAGTGGTTTCGGCACAAACTGATAAGCCCCCAAACAAACAAAGTAATGCAGCCATAAACCCGACATAAAAGTATCTGGTTACCGCATTCCTTATTTCCGCTCCAGCCTCTGGACGGCGTAAACACATAACAGCCCCTACCTGATCAAAAAATAGCAATTCAAAATCAGCACGACAAAGTGGAGCTATCCCCAACAAGAATCAGAAAATAATTTCCGCCAGACGAAGACAGCTCTCGATGGCAACGGTCCCTAAATCAGCAAATCACATCGGTATCTCGCGCCCCGATTCCGTGATGTAGAAAAGTCGACTCTCACCGCCAAGGCTCGACTCAACCTTGACTCGGGCAATCTGCTCACCATCAATTACAGGCCGTTGGCCATTAACTGCAACCAACTCATAGGTCACATAGGCAGTCAGAATTGATGGATAAGTCGTCGACAGGGGGACACTCACTGTCGCCTGGCTGGAAAGATCAGAACCAACCAAGGGAGCTATTGCGGAAGCGATATCCCCAACAGAAGGGATAGCTTTCAATGTCAAACTGGGACTGCCTAGCAGCGGAATATTTTGCGCCTCAACCGTAATCTCTATCGGGTTTGTCGTACTGTAA
This window encodes:
- a CDS encoding fibronectin type III domain-containing protein; this encodes MKLMSPGHPRSSVGNNASPFASPLGPNPEDQISINRHSNNGQYYGFNAQIDESSAISTQTATSAVIGKLRLTRSGTTVKGYAWIDELWVHIGSWNYGTAPDAVIYLGSESSDNYPLWYDNFRVNSGDYLIDGIGPQGGSWLNTTTWQGRYNFTGQSGDGEYTVTVSGASDIAGNSMTSQEVGSFVLDTVIPESPVVTGSIPAATRLTILPLSGSGEVGSQIVINNVVRATIDDSGNWSCLYSLKEGDNSLTLLARDAAGNDSAVVTMPVVVLDTTPPAFSLNPYPSVSAEQILLLSGTIEAGATLKLDGVEISDQDNDGDDTTWAYSLTLQGTGLQETYQLSADDALENSSTRTIKVTYDAAAPVALPDGALQADGNGNGQQVHLSWLYDEPLDLAYYRIYQSTGEITDLTGLSAIGTVNRGTKSFVVNSLSSATSYTFAVEPVDSTGNSIQTPVHSATATPVDVEAPEEISSLGATVTWLGTGNNQISLSWQPSLNSLGDLADQILYLDSGSGYDAGTALGAEVTSYQQSGLADQQSLKYKIATVDSGGHQSSGVSIRVATALDNPQSLSAVPGKNKVSLSWQPISSSDLLFYKIYRQTGTETITDVTALSALNSATATSYVDNNLSNGTTYQYAVTAVNRFGAEKPLVNSVAATPRQDETGPEISGPQIAEGSVSLQENHVLTKPLTLIATASDSESPVGQVTLYIDTVEVAGGSGSISYFWNLVETSDGTHSIKVEALDAVGNLSTQTRTVQVSLAAPSSAAADLRITTPVDNARPTTATIPVSGVAPQFTTLSLKVNDSIVDSVAVGSAGTFSFSAVPLSSGSNQLKIMAAHRGGESAWSYPLQVIYDTGAPAAPTDLSAQALAGGKLQFTWQTGSGETPIGYNLYGANENFDTIGTLTPLNETTPIPYLFKEYQPADDGTRYYAVTAVDASGNESPLSERVQIASDRTPPTLFGDPAFIIANRGTDGSAGPGQVEVELVVTEELAEQPFFSLEPGNGSPIIINLNADADGLTYRGSFQISALSPHGPTSYNFSTKDAVGNRGHQTGTGLSLDSRGPQVTITGLAALQEATGTLEISVSCDEEPSAAPTLTLHDSTGNQAPVTLSPVDSRTWGGSLSLDGLEAGYAAFQLGTVLVDELGNSNMEITSGGSTQLYVGTPPAPQAPTQLTATTRSGGEISLVWQGVAQVSGYRLYRRISGDSDWQQVGSDQSSSTNHYDDLPPSDGIYDYVVTALGVLSSESERSPIASAQSDRTPPPIPDGLSLTLDGNGVLAGWNAAVGAYGYRLYQSAAGEKGNRVAETLSLQAIDPAPVNNPQAYVVTAVDTLGNESDFAAPQQIAFAVAPPAGLNVKQSEGGMPELTWSGSGDGYYIYRNGSRINSSPTTVTSYTDIYYSGEAVTYGISMIDANQNESPVRELTLPQLQIGLADGTTLRRGILERIPVVLQSDSAITVDEIQLQVAQQSASTLAGPYILNAGEELSVDKIAVAELNSPDSIGVLCTAVLTPHAGSRIEISQTAVAAVSGAGSSLEIYSEPLVRGTGADVRIKINNQGSARMDLVTSRNGGVSDQIRILLKDEDGNLLGQTRLNQRSGSQVFDTAGYATARIEAGESFVTNPISIPVPELAPYKVYLEAQIDQSYYHYGQDDQVTAPGLQQKQVATIADVSYRPNLQVERVANAQGDKVFGQGETVRFTGTVTATSDNSPMANVPVRIGISVDGFDRFYSVSSDSDGSFSYDFKPGENEIGHYSVWSSHPDLSNRNIEDSFDIIAMRLSPTRFSLKLARGGSYNIPVKLTNLSGATLTNLSFVPTVSSGLSVDTSQLPVNGSPLEGHQSLSFELKVSADSQAPSTGTAILKISNDEGLNRSLSVNVSCYDKIPIIATSPSYIEAGLVRDTQQIKTFAMSNSGLAPLVNTKVSAPSLPWIKLVVDPDLGQVAVGESRTIGLLIQPPETLTPDIYTDQVVISADNHIPYTYNISVMVSSDAVGSLLFDVVDELTDNNGNYRDVVGANITLQNQAQPQLIYTLKTTDQGTAVKNDIPEGRYSYTISATGHKGYSGTITVVPGLTVSVPIALEVTLVEVEWSVTEVTIEDRYEIVIKQTFETNVPTSVLVVEPPGVNIPDIQPGEVYNGEFTITNYGLVEARYKGSRVPASIDDYDIELLGTLPEVLSANQRVTVPYRITRRVETEE
- a CDS encoding LamG-like jellyroll fold domain-containing protein yields the protein MCLRRPEAGAEIRNAVTRYFYVGFMAALLCLFGGLSVCAETTVDVSQPISVAFPAGYDGGTVASSTISVAFPAGYDGGTVASSTISVAFPAGHDGGTVASSTISVAINSAVNELTTSMPVAIQFLPATTTDPDIVSLWHLDGDWRDSSFHSLHGTGYDAAGFTEEKVVGTQSAVLDGVGAYARFPYYELDIENNFSVVGWIKPLSAQTGGIIYSGSEGQTGWEIFFDSDQSIKYRQNWDQGEDGETVQTASGSVYLNSWSQFAVVCSDQTVSIYINGQLTATQVLNSRPLHFMSGWFELGANHTENDEFYGGLIDEVAIYQRALSTTEITDAYNRVVAGSDRPSPPTVNLASTTITSSSSFLLSGTREPGTSIWINGQEMVAYDESATDWQATVTLHYGANLFNIVSRDVNGVSSRARSLSLILDNQPPQVVSTFPADGTQTQNASSAINLKLSDQYSSLDLLASRSASGTQMVKGASELISGSWSDNGADTLTFTPANALADGTYTVTIVPTDDLGNAGSHSFSFTVDTVAPEAPTINTMGPEQPGTIILSGTKSADSQTLILTASNGTLGSLSYPTDTTWQATLIGVVEGSSEVSLHALDGAGNASPGVEQTLIIDGTAPALAITTEATTLKENSYTVEGTKEAESDLYLGNQHIDGFYNATEWSVSVTLSSEGENLYNFTVRDTAGNQSPPAQITLIRDTTGPALGSSTPTINGIVSGADQLRISFNDQWSAVDYTASLSGAELHDSAGAVIPGNWSSDGTQLLFQPDSPLVDDRYTVHLTPVDSLGNSDSIAYAFSIDQQTPSVSSLIMTPDGPHKAEAVSFNVRFDEAMDSSASPVLTLDRSGTQIIVSGDAGNDSFTAADNEPPNTELWTVAPQGLVSIQNGRLQISGAVTSINSQYLLHGDFDVEVEIDVTGASEIISWEQRLAVRFPPWPQSRRSNQHQSALQ